A genomic window from Vagococcus entomophilus includes:
- a CDS encoding helicase C-terminal domain-containing protein yields MSHAPIYAVVDIETTGTDTYEDRMIQFGCVLVENGKIVSTFATDINPGIRIPAHIEQLTGIKNSRAKKAPYLEDVAYTIHQLLDGCIFVAHNINFDYHFLSKELERCGLPKLRLPGIDTVELAQIFFPTSPSFRLQDLADQFAFTHTNPHQADSDAYVTAELLIKIEKKIQTLPLVTLEKLSELAEPLSMNTGSFIQQMVAVIKEQIPLPLNEKLQVVSGIALRKKEHKLFSTKLYEETGYPKSKKEKEKLFQSKMMYRSGQAKMMNAVYKHFQTESEEKNLALEASTGSGKTFGYLLPISYFARPENPVVISTVSILLENQLLNEAIPKINRVVPKKIQPVLLKSYSHYLDLERFYKTLQQPQKQKMFCLFQMKLLVWLLETDSGDLDELNLIKRQHPFWQEVTHKGISHLEGSSAFYEEDFYLFLKRKLTQSNVIIVNHAFLCQENFRKEFELPQSDYLIIDEAHHLPRIMQESGTDKVYEKQFSRWVSDTLAVQSEPKLMHMLLSEKKEYTEITLINHVLEELEECYEEFIALLHTELVHTYGDLAVDKERPISATWFSQTSLIFQKCCKEFINTLLDGERLVENFSEQIEKNWAKYTVEEHYLLEILLEKLSKITSYYQFFKKFLTDWRLSLVKWINIEPKKRNATFYTSDLASVSLENNSWYTRYKKVLYTSGTLTIGKSSKYLARSLGLDRLPIKKIPEMFDYQEQARVYIPTDAPNRLGNPDHAYAHYLADCLIKLVAYEKRPLLGLFTSHEVLQEVYRLIHRTLEEQGWEILAQGISGTNEKLLKRFKLSEKAILLGADSFWDGIDLPSSTVQIMVMTRLPFDAPNRPFVKAKYHYLEALGQSSFYNEALPKATMRLRQGLGRLIRTPQDKGVLLILDQRIIQKKYGQKMLKAFPESLPVIDTPFENILSEIHCFLDL; encoded by the coding sequence ATGAGTCACGCACCAATCTATGCCGTTGTCGATATTGAAACAACCGGAACCGATACATACGAGGATCGAATGATTCAGTTTGGCTGTGTTTTGGTTGAAAATGGAAAGATTGTTTCTACCTTCGCAACGGACATCAATCCCGGAATTAGAATTCCAGCGCACATCGAGCAACTAACTGGAATAAAAAATAGCCGCGCCAAAAAAGCGCCTTATTTAGAAGATGTTGCCTATACGATTCATCAATTATTAGACGGTTGTATCTTTGTCGCACATAACATCAATTTTGACTATCATTTTTTAAGTAAAGAATTGGAACGCTGTGGGTTACCTAAACTGCGTCTTCCAGGCATTGACACAGTGGAACTGGCACAGATATTTTTCCCTACCTCGCCCAGTTTTCGTTTGCAAGACTTAGCCGACCAATTTGCTTTTACGCACACAAACCCGCATCAAGCAGACAGCGATGCGTATGTCACTGCAGAATTATTGATTAAAATTGAAAAAAAAATACAAACCTTACCATTAGTTACCTTAGAAAAGTTGAGTGAATTAGCTGAACCACTATCCATGAATACGGGGAGCTTTATCCAACAAATGGTTGCTGTGATAAAAGAGCAAATACCACTTCCATTAAATGAAAAACTACAGGTGGTGTCTGGCATTGCTCTCAGGAAAAAAGAACACAAACTTTTTTCGACAAAGTTATACGAGGAGACCGGTTATCCGAAAAGTAAAAAAGAAAAAGAAAAGCTGTTCCAAAGCAAAATGATGTATCGATCCGGACAGGCTAAAATGATGAATGCTGTCTATAAACACTTTCAAACAGAATCTGAAGAAAAGAATCTTGCACTTGAAGCCAGTACGGGTAGTGGAAAAACATTTGGCTATTTGCTTCCTATTAGCTACTTTGCTCGACCAGAAAACCCTGTTGTCATCAGTACAGTCTCCATTCTTTTAGAAAATCAATTGCTAAATGAGGCAATTCCGAAAATAAATCGGGTTGTTCCTAAAAAAATCCAACCTGTACTATTAAAAAGCTACTCGCACTACCTAGATTTAGAACGTTTCTACAAAACCTTGCAACAGCCTCAAAAGCAAAAAATGTTTTGTCTTTTTCAAATGAAGTTACTAGTTTGGTTATTAGAAACTGATTCTGGAGATTTAGACGAGCTCAACTTAATCAAAAGACAACATCCTTTTTGGCAAGAAGTAACTCACAAGGGAATCAGTCACTTAGAGGGAAGTTCTGCATTCTATGAAGAAGATTTCTATCTATTTTTGAAGAGAAAACTGACACAATCAAATGTTATCATTGTCAATCATGCTTTCTTATGTCAAGAGAATTTCAGGAAAGAATTCGAACTCCCCCAATCGGACTATTTAATCATTGATGAAGCGCACCATCTGCCTCGTATTATGCAAGAGTCCGGAACAGATAAAGTCTATGAAAAACAATTTTCACGTTGGGTTAGCGATACACTTGCGGTACAATCAGAACCAAAATTAATGCACATGTTACTATCAGAAAAAAAAGAATATACGGAAATTACGCTCATCAACCATGTCCTTGAAGAGCTGGAGGAGTGCTACGAAGAGTTTATTGCCTTACTTCATACAGAATTAGTTCACACATACGGAGATTTAGCTGTTGATAAAGAAAGGCCGATTAGTGCAACTTGGTTTTCACAAACCTCTCTAATCTTTCAAAAATGCTGCAAAGAATTCATAAACACATTGCTTGATGGTGAGCGTCTCGTTGAAAATTTTTCAGAACAAATCGAAAAAAACTGGGCTAAGTATACGGTAGAGGAACATTACTTACTGGAAATTTTGCTTGAAAAGCTCAGTAAAATTACATCTTACTATCAATTTTTCAAAAAATTCCTCACAGATTGGCGACTTTCGTTGGTCAAGTGGATCAATATAGAACCAAAAAAAAGAAATGCAACGTTTTATACAAGTGATTTAGCGAGTGTATCACTTGAAAATAACTCATGGTATACACGCTATAAAAAGGTTTTATATACTAGTGGTACATTGACTATTGGAAAAAGCAGTAAATATTTAGCGCGTAGTCTTGGTTTAGATAGACTTCCAATCAAAAAAATTCCTGAGATGTTTGACTATCAAGAACAGGCACGGGTCTATATTCCAACGGATGCACCCAATCGACTGGGGAACCCAGACCATGCTTACGCTCATTATCTGGCCGATTGCTTAATAAAATTGGTAGCATACGAAAAACGGCCATTATTAGGATTGTTCACTTCTCATGAAGTGTTGCAAGAAGTCTACCGCTTGATTCATCGGACACTTGAAGAACAAGGCTGGGAAATTTTAGCACAAGGAATTTCTGGGACAAATGAAAAATTACTGAAACGGTTTAAGCTAAGTGAAAAAGCGATTTTACTTGGTGCAGATAGTTTTTGGGATGGCATTGATTTGCCTAGCTCCACCGTCCAGATTATGGTGATGACACGTCTGCCATTTGATGCGCCAAACCGTCCCTTTGTCAAAGCAAAGTATCATTATTTAGAAGCATTAGGACAATCCTC
- the pnuC gene encoding nicotinamide riboside transporter PnuC, translating into MNKQKMQFLKEELFGGWTAFEAFWVTSLIWLQIAVFARHPESIPSIVAGISGMFCVTFAAKGKISNYFFGIIQVSVYLYLSYQANLKGEQMLNVFYLLANFTGLYTWSKNMRQKEVHEGQTLLVEGKSLNAKTWSFVAVGLLASWLLYAQVLILLQSNQPYIDALSVAFSVLGQILMVLRFKEQWLMWIIVNVLSIILWVRVVLHTGSQDYSVIAMWIGALLNSIYGYIQWKHLEQSPKKY; encoded by the coding sequence ATGAACAAACAGAAAATGCAGTTTTTAAAAGAAGAGCTTTTTGGTGGATGGACAGCCTTTGAAGCATTTTGGGTTACGAGTCTTATCTGGCTTCAAATCGCGGTTTTTGCTAGGCATCCCGAGAGCATACCAAGCATAGTCGCTGGGATTTCTGGCATGTTTTGTGTGACTTTTGCTGCAAAAGGGAAAATTAGTAATTACTTTTTTGGTATTATTCAAGTAAGTGTTTATCTTTATCTAAGTTATCAAGCAAATCTCAAAGGTGAACAAATGCTCAATGTCTTTTATTTACTTGCAAATTTCACTGGGCTGTATACCTGGAGTAAAAATATGAGACAAAAAGAAGTACATGAAGGACAAACTCTTTTAGTTGAAGGTAAAAGTCTCAATGCCAAAACATGGTCATTTGTTGCAGTCGGACTTCTTGCTTCTTGGCTTTTATACGCTCAGGTTTTAATCTTACTTCAAAGTAACCAGCCCTACATTGATGCTTTGAGTGTGGCTTTTAGCGTACTTGGACAAATCCTTATGGTTCTTAGGTTCAAAGAACAATGGCTAATGTGGATTATTGTCAATGTGTTAAGCATTATCTTGTGGGTGAGAGTGGTACTCCATACAGGTAGTCAAGATTATTCGGTCATTGCTATGTGGATTGGTGCTCTTTTAAACAGTATCTATGGCTACATTCAGTGGAAACACTTGGAACAGTCACCTAAAAAATATTAG
- a CDS encoding AAA family ATPase gives MGNLYKEKVRGEDIAIIFGTFAPLHRAHIDLINRAKREHDAVILVVSGYGGDRGESCHLPLKRRFRYLRETFSTDQLVYVEQLDETKIPRMPQGWDNWLENMLLIVERSMYTSSQATFTFYVGEAEYESELAARLDKQKFSVQYTKRDKNGLSATKIRERPLHNWASISHVYRRVFSKNILITGSSSTGKTTLVEDLANYYNAPKSLEYARYYQEHYNVRDEELDVEDYINLIRGQFKQTSNLINRMENSGLILADTDAITTYVYSKLYLPKEEHNKLLPLYQETIRKSNWEAILIAPPVTQYVEDHFRNKEWGKQEERKKFHQALIDAYIEFGYQEKLIFLEGKATASDPNGFYARYEQAKQIIDFILLEEENKQ, from the coding sequence ATGGGAAATTTATATAAAGAGAAGGTAAGAGGAGAGGACATCGCAATTATTTTTGGGACCTTTGCCCCTCTTCACCGAGCACACATTGATTTAATTAATCGCGCGAAAAGAGAGCATGATGCAGTTATTTTAGTTGTGAGTGGCTATGGGGGAGACCGTGGTGAGTCCTGTCATCTTCCTTTGAAGCGTCGTTTTCGATATCTTAGAGAAACTTTTTCGACTGATCAACTAGTCTACGTCGAACAATTGGATGAAACAAAGATACCTCGAATGCCTCAAGGGTGGGATAATTGGTTGGAAAACATGCTGTTAATTGTCGAGCGAAGTATGTATACTTCTAGCCAAGCCACTTTTACTTTTTACGTTGGCGAAGCAGAGTATGAATCGGAGTTGGCGGCTCGTTTAGACAAGCAAAAGTTTTCTGTGCAGTATACCAAGAGGGATAAAAATGGTTTGTCTGCTACGAAGATTCGGGAACGACCACTACATAACTGGGCAAGCATTAGCCATGTGTATCGCCGTGTATTTAGCAAAAACATTTTAATAACAGGGAGTTCATCTACAGGAAAGACCACCTTAGTAGAAGACTTGGCCAATTATTATAACGCACCCAAAAGTTTGGAATACGCGCGGTACTACCAAGAACATTACAATGTGCGCGATGAAGAACTGGATGTAGAAGATTATATCAACTTAATTCGAGGTCAGTTTAAACAAACAAGCAATTTAATTAACAGGATGGAAAATTCTGGGCTGATCCTTGCAGATACAGATGCTATTACCACCTATGTTTATTCAAAATTGTATTTACCAAAAGAAGAACACAACAAGCTATTGCCTTTATACCAAGAAACTATTCGCAAGAGTAACTGGGAAGCTATTTTAATTGCACCACCAGTGACCCAATATGTGGAGGACCATTTTAGAAATAAAGAATGGGGCAAACAGGAAGAACGCAAAAAGTTCCATCAAGCTCTGATAGATGCCTACATTGAGTTTGGGTATCAGGAGAAGCTCATTTTTTTAGAAGGAAAAGCTACTGCTTCGGATCCTAACGGTTTTTATGCACGCTATGAACAAGCGAAACAAATCATTGATTTCATTTTATTAGAAGAGGAGAACAAACAATGA
- a CDS encoding NUDIX domain-containing protein: MKRNFKNKQEERLYYEQCASEEEFLDWYHQQETKQYARPSVTIDNVILSWDHAEAKLKLLLIRRKAHPFKGYYAFTGGFVEENEEADETVKREVKEEVNLAINEKQFEQLHTFTTPYRDPRTWVITIAYITYLRGVPKAVAGDDAAFAEWVTLECVQEGIYRLHSFDQKNELLFNLNGEKLSGNMDLAYDHLAILVKAINQILSSINTQPHILKLLPETFTLKEAVQLLKEMLGENTYLDNSNFKRTHGKYLVACGEESGSSVGRPSKLYKLKEK; this comes from the coding sequence ATGAAAAGAAATTTTAAAAACAAACAAGAGGAACGACTATATTATGAACAATGTGCCTCCGAAGAAGAATTTTTAGACTGGTATCATCAACAAGAAACCAAACAATATGCACGACCAAGTGTCACAATTGATAATGTGATCTTATCTTGGGATCACGCTGAAGCAAAGCTAAAATTACTACTCATTCGTAGAAAAGCTCATCCTTTTAAAGGATATTACGCCTTTACAGGAGGGTTTGTTGAAGAGAATGAGGAAGCTGATGAAACCGTAAAAAGAGAAGTCAAAGAAGAAGTTAACTTAGCCATTAATGAAAAGCAATTTGAGCAACTGCATACATTTACTACGCCTTATCGTGACCCTCGTACATGGGTTATCACCATTGCGTACATTACTTACTTAAGAGGGGTGCCAAAGGCTGTAGCAGGCGATGATGCTGCGTTTGCTGAATGGGTAACATTAGAATGTGTACAAGAAGGGATTTATCGTTTGCATTCATTTGATCAAAAAAATGAGTTGCTGTTTAACTTAAATGGAGAAAAATTATCTGGAAATATGGATTTAGCTTATGACCATCTTGCAATTTTAGTCAAAGCGATCAATCAAATCCTAAGCTCAATCAATACCCAACCTCACATTTTAAAACTTTTACCCGAAACCTTCACTTTAAAGGAAGCCGTTCAACTTTTAAAAGAGATGCTAGGAGAAAACACGTATCTCGATAATAGTAATTTCAAGCGGACTCATGGAAAATATTTGGTAGCATGCGGAGAAGAAAGCGGCAGCAGTGTCGGGCGACCATCAAAGTTATATAAACTAAAAGAAAAATGA
- a CDS encoding helix-turn-helix domain-containing protein, which produces MSFGSRLKNLRLQNKMTQQMLGDVIHVSKVSISGYENGNRFPDTSTLQQIADFFQVTTDYLLDRKVPSELLSEDFAKDIEIELKSLLKIVSEQDYPIFHGRPLDCHTKELITQSFKFDLLLLEKMTAKRR; this is translated from the coding sequence ATGTCTTTTGGCAGTCGTTTAAAAAATTTGAGATTACAAAACAAAATGACCCAACAAATGTTAGGAGATGTCATTCACGTTTCTAAGGTTTCTATTTCAGGATACGAAAATGGAAATCGTTTTCCTGACACATCTACCCTACAACAAATTGCTGATTTTTTTCAAGTGACCACTGACTATTTACTAGATAGAAAGGTACCCAGCGAATTACTATCGGAGGATTTTGCTAAAGATATTGAGATAGAACTTAAAAGCTTACTTAAAATTGTAAGTGAACAGGACTATCCGATTTTTCATGGACGTCCTCTTGATTGTCACACGAAAGAACTGATTACTCAGTCTTTCAAATTTGATTTATTATTGCTTGAAAAAATGACAGCGAAAAGACGTTGA
- a CDS encoding bifunctional metallophosphatase/5'-nucleotidase, with translation MKLTILATSDMHGYIYPTNFGSTNQNQPFGAAKAATVIERIQQETKNPVITIENGDFIQGSPLSFFLAKQLEDFKPSELMNVLNLIQYDVGLLGNHEFNYGLNYLKMMEDACNHPILCANILGQDGKPFYGKAYEIIEKQGVKIAILGLTTQFIPHWEHPDHIKGLTFRSIVDTAKEYIPLLKEQADVVIVSYHGGFERDLESGAPTERLTGENEGYQLLQEVSGIDALVTGHQHRTLAQKVNGVPIIQPGFRGEFVGQITLRLEQVEQGWVITTSEAELIPTGNEVVAPRVAQAIHPVAAAVEKWLDQPLGRVEGSMKIEDPDQARITEHPYIEFIQKVQMDACGVDISGTALFNNEGKGFNEIITMRDVVTNYVYPNTLAVLKVSGADLKAALERCASFFKLEEDGKTLGINSLFINPKPQYYNYDMYEGIEYTLDISKPIGERVTKLNYHKKNVQSEDTLEIVINQYRAVGGGDYLMFSADKIIREVQIDMTELIANYLQRHPVIEATVNHNFSVVTIPEIE, from the coding sequence ATGAAACTCACTATTTTAGCTACTAGTGACATGCATGGTTATATTTATCCAACAAACTTTGGCTCTACTAATCAAAACCAACCTTTTGGGGCGGCAAAAGCTGCAACTGTCATTGAAAGAATTCAACAAGAAACAAAAAATCCTGTGATTACTATTGAAAATGGCGATTTTATCCAAGGATCACCACTTAGTTTTTTCTTGGCGAAGCAATTAGAAGATTTTAAACCAAGTGAACTGATGAATGTTTTAAATCTTATCCAATATGATGTTGGTTTGCTTGGCAATCATGAATTTAATTACGGGCTGAACTATCTCAAGATGATGGAAGACGCATGTAATCATCCTATTCTTTGCGCTAATATCTTAGGTCAAGATGGCAAGCCTTTTTACGGAAAAGCTTATGAAATTATTGAAAAACAAGGGGTCAAGATTGCGATTCTAGGGTTGACCACTCAATTTATCCCTCATTGGGAACACCCAGATCATATTAAGGGTTTGACCTTTAGAAGTATCGTGGATACAGCAAAAGAATACATCCCGCTTTTAAAAGAACAAGCAGATGTCGTCATTGTCAGCTATCACGGTGGCTTTGAACGCGACTTGGAAAGTGGTGCGCCAACTGAACGTTTGACTGGTGAAAATGAAGGGTACCAGCTTCTTCAAGAAGTTAGTGGAATTGATGCACTTGTAACGGGCCATCAGCATCGAACCCTTGCACAAAAAGTTAACGGTGTCCCCATCATTCAACCTGGCTTTCGTGGTGAATTCGTTGGACAGATTACGTTGAGGCTTGAACAAGTAGAGCAGGGATGGGTGATAACAACTAGCGAGGCAGAACTTATTCCAACTGGTAATGAAGTCGTAGCCCCTAGAGTTGCTCAAGCAATCCATCCCGTGGCCGCAGCCGTTGAAAAATGGCTGGATCAACCACTGGGAAGGGTCGAGGGATCTATGAAAATCGAAGATCCTGATCAAGCAAGAATTACAGAACATCCTTATATTGAATTTATTCAAAAGGTGCAAATGGATGCATGTGGAGTAGACATTTCTGGAACAGCTTTATTTAATAACGAAGGAAAAGGGTTTAACGAAATAATTACCATGAGAGATGTTGTGACGAATTATGTTTATCCCAATACTCTAGCAGTGCTAAAGGTCTCCGGAGCAGATTTGAAAGCGGCACTTGAAAGATGTGCAAGCTTTTTCAAACTAGAAGAAGATGGGAAGACACTAGGGATTAATTCGTTATTTATCAATCCTAAACCACAATATTATAATTATGACATGTATGAGGGAATTGAGTATACGCTTGACATATCAAAACCTATTGGAGAACGAGTGACCAAGCTAAACTATCACAAAAAAAACGTTCAAAGCGAGGATACACTTGAAATTGTTATAAACCAGTACCGAGCAGTCGGTGGGGGGGATTATTTGATGTTTAGTGCGGATAAGATCATTCGTGAAGTTCAAATTGACATGACCGAGCTGATTGCAAATTATCTTCAGCGACATCCTGTGATTGAAGCCACTGTCAATCATAACTTTAGCGTTGTAACGATTCCTGAAATAGAATAA
- the phnE gene encoding phosphonate ABC transporter, permease protein PhnE, translated as MRLPAEPKQNKIKVFALVVFFIAVYWWAFSAISFGGVKPTAGEIVKSIFSGIIHPDWNYVYTGDGEDLVTLLFITVAIAFLGTFISAILSLPFAFWAARSKRLQNVLSARIFSGSGKIVLTAIRTFPEIVLAIMFIKTVGPGSFAGVLAVSVHSIGMLAKLYSEAIENMDQGPAESVISAGGNKANVLSLATLPQLVPEFVSYTLYRFELAVRSASILGMVGAGGIGTPLIFAINGRSWSRVGIILLGIIVMVTVIDFISGSLRKRLV; from the coding sequence ATGAGATTACCTGCTGAACCAAAACAAAATAAAATTAAAGTTTTCGCATTAGTTGTGTTTTTTATCGCTGTATACTGGTGGGCTTTTAGTGCCATTTCGTTTGGAGGGGTAAAACCCACTGCAGGCGAAATCGTAAAATCCATTTTTTCTGGTATCATTCATCCCGATTGGAACTATGTTTATACTGGAGATGGAGAAGACTTAGTGACCTTGCTATTTATTACGGTTGCCATAGCCTTTTTAGGAACGTTTATCTCTGCTATTTTAAGTTTGCCGTTTGCCTTTTGGGCAGCTAGAAGCAAGAGACTGCAGAACGTTTTATCTGCACGGATTTTTTCAGGCAGTGGAAAAATTGTCCTAACAGCCATTCGGACGTTTCCAGAGATTGTCCTAGCCATTATGTTTATTAAAACGGTTGGTCCTGGTTCCTTTGCCGGGGTTCTTGCGGTCAGTGTCCACTCAATCGGAATGTTAGCCAAATTGTATAGTGAAGCCATTGAAAACATGGATCAAGGGCCAGCAGAATCGGTTATCAGTGCGGGGGGAAATAAAGCAAATGTCTTATCACTTGCGACCCTGCCACAACTTGTTCCAGAATTTGTTTCTTATACACTTTACCGCTTCGAATTAGCCGTTCGTTCTGCTTCTATTTTGGGAATGGTCGGTGCTGGTGGGATCGGAACGCCATTAATTTTTGCAATCAATGGTCGTTCTTGGAGTCGTGTTGGGATCATCTTACTCGGTATCATCGTGATGGTTACTGTGATTGACTTTATCTCAGGTAGCCTTAGAAAACGCTTAGTCTAA
- the phnE gene encoding phosphonate ABC transporter, permease protein PhnE: MTSSSLPKGKSKLGSLFLFVLFIVCLYGSAVISEVDLAQFFTNFTQMNVILQKMIHPDWTYLSIVIDPLLETIRMAIIGTTFGAIVALPFALLVSRNVVKNRIVNGVLRFILNIIRTIPDLMLAAVFVAIVGIGPVAGIISLAIFSFGMITKLFYEAIETIDEGPIEAITASGGNKLDIVRYAVLPQVSSHFLSYLLYAFEINIRASTVLGYIGAGGIGVYLQRSLSQFRYDQTSIIVIIIFAVVLVIDLVSNQLRERLL; encoded by the coding sequence ATGACATCTTCCTCATTACCTAAAGGAAAAAGTAAATTAGGAAGTCTTTTCCTCTTTGTTTTATTTATCGTCTGTCTTTATGGTAGTGCGGTAATTTCAGAAGTGGACTTAGCCCAATTTTTTACAAATTTTACGCAAATGAATGTGATTCTTCAAAAAATGATACACCCAGACTGGACGTATCTGTCCATTGTGATTGATCCACTACTTGAAACCATTCGTATGGCAATTATCGGCACAACATTTGGCGCCATCGTGGCGTTGCCTTTTGCTTTACTAGTCTCTAGAAATGTTGTAAAAAACCGCATCGTCAATGGAGTGTTACGTTTTATTTTAAATATTATTCGGACAATTCCTGATTTAATGTTAGCAGCTGTTTTTGTCGCAATCGTTGGGATCGGACCAGTCGCTGGGATTATCAGTTTAGCAATCTTTTCATTTGGTATGATTACAAAACTGTTTTATGAAGCCATTGAAACAATTGACGAAGGACCAATCGAAGCTATTACTGCTTCTGGTGGGAATAAGCTGGATATTGTACGCTACGCCGTTTTGCCACAAGTATCCAGTCATTTCCTCAGTTACTTATTGTATGCGTTTGAAATCAATATTCGTGCTTCAACAGTACTAGGATACATTGGGGCCGGGGGGATTGGGGTTTATCTACAACGCTCACTCAGCCAATTCCGTTATGACCAAACATCAATCATTGTCATCATTATTTTTGCAGTTGTCTTGGTGATTGATTTAGTTAGTAATCAACTAAGGGAGAGATTATTATGA
- the phnC gene encoding phosphonate ABC transporter ATP-binding protein, with product MGNSEKPIISFKNVNKVYPNGTQGLKDLNIEIHPGEFVIVVGLSGAGKSTMLRSINRLHEISSGEIVIDGKSITHAKGKNLRLIRRDIGMIFQSFNLIKRSTVLKNVLTGRVAYHSTFKTFFGLFPKEDKELAYESLQRVNLAEKVYARADELSGGQQQRVSIARALAQRPKIFLADEPVASLDPITTEKVMDDLKRINQDLGITIVVNLHSVALAREYGTRIIGLRAGELVFDGPVEEATDETLQAIYGKEIIEAQEEVAQ from the coding sequence ATGGGGAACAGCGAAAAGCCGATTATCTCATTTAAGAATGTAAACAAAGTCTATCCGAATGGTACGCAAGGATTAAAAGATTTGAATATTGAGATTCATCCAGGAGAATTTGTGATTGTAGTAGGGCTATCTGGAGCTGGAAAGAGTACTATGCTTCGTTCAATCAATCGCCTACACGAAATTTCAAGTGGAGAGATTGTCATTGATGGAAAATCAATCACGCATGCTAAAGGAAAAAATTTACGTTTAATCCGTCGAGATATTGGCATGATTTTCCAAAGTTTCAACCTAATCAAACGTTCTACAGTGTTAAAAAATGTTCTTACAGGACGAGTTGCTTATCACTCGACTTTCAAAACATTCTTCGGTCTATTTCCAAAAGAAGATAAAGAACTGGCCTATGAATCGTTACAACGGGTGAATCTCGCTGAAAAAGTCTATGCAAGAGCAGATGAACTTTCAGGTGGACAACAACAGCGTGTTTCCATCGCTCGTGCACTTGCGCAGCGTCCCAAAATTTTCCTTGCTGATGAGCCAGTTGCTTCTCTAGATCCAATTACGACTGAAAAAGTCATGGATGATTTAAAGCGCATTAATCAAGATTTAGGTATTACCATCGTTGTTAACTTGCACTCGGTAGCACTTGCACGGGAATACGGAACAAGAATTATTGGACTTAGAGCTGGAGAACTGGTTTTTGATGGTCCTGTTGAAGAAGCAACAGATGAAACTCTCCAAGCAATCTATGGAAAAGAGATCATCGAAGCCCAAGAGGAGGTCGCACAATGA
- a CDS encoding phosphate/phosphite/phosphonate ABC transporter substrate-binding protein: MKSWKRVALLGLGVLLTAGLVACGGSSSSSKKSSASYTPKELTVQFVPSQSAETLEAKAKPLEKLLKKELGIPVKVSVSTDYNTIVEALGSKTVDVGFLPPNAYVLAHKENGAKVLLQAQRYGISQPGGKKTTELVDSYRSMIVVKKGSNIKSVSDLKGKKVATQDVTSSAGYVWPVAEMKKKGIDVTKDMTTVLVKGHDQAILSVLNGDVDAAFVFEDARNTLVKDQPNIFNQVEPMYFTKAIPNDTITVRSDMSAAWQKKIQDAFIKVGKSTEGHEIISSIYSHEGYEKSSDSKFDIVREYAKEVGQ; this comes from the coding sequence ATGAAGAGCTGGAAAAGAGTGGCTTTATTAGGTTTAGGTGTTTTATTAACTGCAGGATTAGTTGCTTGCGGAGGTAGTTCATCAAGTAGTAAAAAAAGTAGTGCTTCTTACACACCAAAAGAGTTGACTGTACAATTTGTACCATCTCAATCTGCTGAAACATTAGAAGCAAAAGCAAAACCACTTGAAAAACTATTGAAAAAAGAATTAGGAATTCCGGTTAAAGTAAGTGTTTCTACTGACTACAACACAATTGTTGAAGCATTAGGCTCTAAAACAGTTGATGTCGGCTTCTTACCACCAAACGCTTATGTCCTAGCACATAAAGAAAACGGTGCGAAAGTGCTACTCCAAGCACAACGTTATGGAATTTCACAACCTGGAGGGAAGAAAACTACTGAATTAGTTGACTCTTATCGTTCAATGATTGTTGTTAAAAAAGGTAGCAACATCAAGAGTGTTAGCGACTTAAAAGGGAAAAAAGTTGCTACACAAGATGTTACATCATCTGCAGGATATGTTTGGCCAGTTGCTGAAATGAAGAAAAAAGGCATTGACGTAACAAAAGACATGACCACTGTTTTGGTTAAGGGTCACGACCAAGCTATCTTATCCGTTTTAAATGGAGATGTTGATGCAGCATTTGTCTTTGAAGATGCTCGTAATACTTTAGTTAAAGACCAACCAAATATTTTCAATCAAGTAGAACCAATGTACTTTACAAAAGCAATTCCAAACGATACAATCACGGTTCGTTCTGATATGAGTGCTGCTTGGCAAAAGAAAATTCAAGACGCCTTTATCAAAGTTGGAAAATCAACAGAAGGACATGAAATTATTTCATCAATTTACTCTCACGAAGGCTACGAAAAATCTTCTGATAGCAAATTTGATATTGTAAGAGAATACGCAAAAGAAGTTGGACAATAA